A genomic segment from Melospiza georgiana isolate bMelGeo1 chromosome 17, bMelGeo1.pri, whole genome shotgun sequence encodes:
- the SYS1 gene encoding protein SYS1 homolog: MAAQFRSYVWDPALIVAQMVLLQAGYYSSLGLWLALLGTLGSTGPSLQQVFSDEILGFSTPPGRLSMMAFILNALTCALGLLYFIRRGKQCLDFTVTVHFFHLLGCWIYNSRFPSTLTWWLVHIVCTALMAAIGEYLCMRIELREIPLNSAPKSNV, from the exons ATGGCGGCGCAGTTCCGCAGCTACGTGTGGGACCCCGCGCTGATCGTGGCGCAGATGGTCCTGCTGCAGGCGGGATACTACAGCTCGCTCGGGCTCTGGCTCGCCCTCCTCGGCACCCTGGGCAGCACCGGGCCCTCCCTCCAGCAGGTGTTCAGCGACGAG ATTTTAGGCTTCTCAACCCCGCCGGGGAGGCTCTCCATGATGGCTTTCATCCTCAATGCACTCACCTG CGCTCTGGGCTTGCTGTACTTCATCCGCCGAGGGAAGCAGTGCCTGGATTTCACCGTCACCGTTCACTTCTTCCacctgctgggctgctggatCTACAACTCGCGTTTCCCCTCGACGCTGACGTGGTGGCTGGTGCACATCGTGTGCACGGCGCTGATGGCGGCCATCGGCGAGTACCTGTGCATGAGAATAGAGCTGCGGGAGATCCCCCTCAACTCCGCCCCCAAATCCAACGTATAG
- the LOC131090782 gene encoding neuritin-like, which yields MGQRQRRGPAVLLLALGHLAGLLAAGPACADAYRGLSDCVLKLGDSMATYEEEEGIELQGLHRVCRYWDEFHTCALTVLWECQKEAAAVWEMLRRESRKTKFQGSLFDLCSPSMAQSSAWTHVPNISILSIPLIVTWLNL from the exons AtggggcagcggcagcggcggggcccggccgtGCTGCTCCTCGCCCTGG ggcacctGGCCGGGCTGCTGGCAGCGGGACCCGCCTGCGCCGACGCTTACCGCGGCCTCTCGGACTGCGTGCTCAAGCTGGGGGACAGCATGGCCACGtacgaggaggaggagggcatcgagctgcaggggctgcacagggtCTGCAG GTATTGGGATGAATTCCACACCTGTGCCCTGACAGTGCTCTGGGAGTGccagaaggaagcagcagctgtctGGGAGATGCTGAGAAGGGAGTCCAGAAAAACCAAATTTCAAGGCAGCTTGTTCGacctgtgcagccccagcatggCCCAAAGCTCTGCCTGGACCCACGTTCCCAACATTTCCATCCTCAGCATCCCCCTCATTGTCACTTGGCTGAACTTATaa